Proteins from a single region of Phalacrocorax carbo chromosome 25, bPhaCar2.1, whole genome shotgun sequence:
- the RDM1 gene encoding RAD52 motif-containing protein 1 isoform X4, producing the protein MAEVVEFRVPTGSAQTLLVWGLEPEPGLEHSLFSAFSKFGPLYSVRAHRNAAVAGPGYYAVIKFYSAGDASRAQEACNGQRLFQKSPLKLQNVSGFDGENEELGKTLQKRSIKYLCAVEVTLPNHGVCTRGVALGEADIENGEDPLEFVTASRRVQKLAVGKALSSAFQKILLVVLENGKVAVEYNSTQEELTDSFTEEELKGLVQVSEFSLEQFDLEEEEVVFSDLSFDYELPSREMPSN; encoded by the exons aTGGCGGAGGTGGTGGAGTTCCGGGTGCCCACCGGCAGCGCCCAGACGCTGCTGGTCTGGGGGCTGGAGCCTGAGCCGGGCCTAGAG cattccctgttttcagcattttccaaatTTGGGCCGCTCTACTCGGTGCGAGCacacagaaatgctgctgtggcagggccagGGTATTACGCCGTCATCAAATTTTATTCAGCTGGAGATGCCAGCAGAGCCCAGGAGGCGTGCAACGGGCAAAGGCTGTTTCAGAAATCTCCTTTGAAG CTGCAGAACGTATCTGGCTTTGACGGTGAGAATGAGGAACTGGGAAAGACATTACAGAAGCGATCCATTAAATATCTGTGTGCTGTAGAAGTGACACTGCCCAACCATGGGGTATGCACCCGGGGAGTTGCCCTCGGCGAGGCAGACATAGAAAACGGTGAAG ATCCTCTCGAGTTTGTCACAGCCTCAAGGAGAGTTCAGAAACTCGCGGTTGGGAAAGCTTTGTCTAGCGCCTTTCAGAAGATACTCCTTGTAGTCTTAG AGAATGGGAAAGTGGCCGTGGAGTACAATTCCACCCAAGAGGAGCTCACAGACTCCTTCACAGAAGAGGAACTGAAGGGGCTTGTTCAG GTCAGTGAATTTTCCTTGGAACAGTTTGACCTCGAAGAAGAAGAAGTTGTTTTCTCAGATCTCAGCTTTGATTATGAGCTCCCTAGCCGGGAGATGCCATCTAATTAG
- the RDM1 gene encoding RAD52 motif-containing protein 1 isoform X3 yields MAEVVEFRVPTGSAQTLLVWGLEPEPGLEHSLFSAFSKFGPLYSVRAHRNAAVAGPGYYAVIKFYSAGDASRAQEACNGQRLFQKSPLKVCVCTKQKGFQQQVIALNSNKCQELANHYLGFNGWSSRIITLQNVSGFDGENEELGKTLQKRSIKYLCAVEVTLPNHGVCTRGVALGEADIENGEDPLEFVTASRRVQKLAVGKALSSAFQKILLVVLENGKVAVEYNSTQEELTDSFTEEELKGLVQMAQ; encoded by the exons aTGGCGGAGGTGGTGGAGTTCCGGGTGCCCACCGGCAGCGCCCAGACGCTGCTGGTCTGGGGGCTGGAGCCTGAGCCGGGCCTAGAG cattccctgttttcagcattttccaaatTTGGGCCGCTCTACTCGGTGCGAGCacacagaaatgctgctgtggcagggccagGGTATTACGCCGTCATCAAATTTTATTCAGCTGGAGATGCCAGCAGAGCCCAGGAGGCGTGCAACGGGCAAAGGCTGTTTCAGAAATCTCCTTTGAAG GTTTGTGTTTGCACCAAGCAGAAAGGGTTTCAACAACAAGTTATTGCTCTCAACAGCAACAAGTGCCAGGAGCTGGCCAACCACTACCTTGGCTTTAACGGCTGGTCCAGTCGCATCATCACA CTGCAGAACGTATCTGGCTTTGACGGTGAGAATGAGGAACTGGGAAAGACATTACAGAAGCGATCCATTAAATATCTGTGTGCTGTAGAAGTGACACTGCCCAACCATGGGGTATGCACCCGGGGAGTTGCCCTCGGCGAGGCAGACATAGAAAACGGTGAAG ATCCTCTCGAGTTTGTCACAGCCTCAAGGAGAGTTCAGAAACTCGCGGTTGGGAAAGCTTTGTCTAGCGCCTTTCAGAAGATACTCCTTGTAGTCTTAG AGAATGGGAAAGTGGCCGTGGAGTACAATTCCACCCAAGAGGAGCTCACAGACTCCTTCACAGAAGAGGAACTGAAGGGGCTTGTTCAG ATGGCACAGTGA
- the RDM1 gene encoding RAD52 motif-containing protein 1 isoform X1 translates to MAEVVEFRVPTGSAQTLLVWGLEPEPGLEHSLFSAFSKFGPLYSVRAHRNAAVAGPGYYAVIKFYSAGDASRAQEACNGQRLFQKSPLKVCVCTKQKGFQQQVIALNSNKCQELANHYLGFNGWSSRIITLQNVSGFDGENEELGKTLQKRSIKYLCAVEVTLPNHGVCTRGVALGEADIENGEDPLEFVTASRRVQKLAVGKALSSAFQKILLVVLENGKVAVEYNSTQEELTDSFTEEELKGLVQVSEFSLEQFDLEEEEVVFSDLSFDYELPSREMPSN, encoded by the exons aTGGCGGAGGTGGTGGAGTTCCGGGTGCCCACCGGCAGCGCCCAGACGCTGCTGGTCTGGGGGCTGGAGCCTGAGCCGGGCCTAGAG cattccctgttttcagcattttccaaatTTGGGCCGCTCTACTCGGTGCGAGCacacagaaatgctgctgtggcagggccagGGTATTACGCCGTCATCAAATTTTATTCAGCTGGAGATGCCAGCAGAGCCCAGGAGGCGTGCAACGGGCAAAGGCTGTTTCAGAAATCTCCTTTGAAG GTTTGTGTTTGCACCAAGCAGAAAGGGTTTCAACAACAAGTTATTGCTCTCAACAGCAACAAGTGCCAGGAGCTGGCCAACCACTACCTTGGCTTTAACGGCTGGTCCAGTCGCATCATCACA CTGCAGAACGTATCTGGCTTTGACGGTGAGAATGAGGAACTGGGAAAGACATTACAGAAGCGATCCATTAAATATCTGTGTGCTGTAGAAGTGACACTGCCCAACCATGGGGTATGCACCCGGGGAGTTGCCCTCGGCGAGGCAGACATAGAAAACGGTGAAG ATCCTCTCGAGTTTGTCACAGCCTCAAGGAGAGTTCAGAAACTCGCGGTTGGGAAAGCTTTGTCTAGCGCCTTTCAGAAGATACTCCTTGTAGTCTTAG AGAATGGGAAAGTGGCCGTGGAGTACAATTCCACCCAAGAGGAGCTCACAGACTCCTTCACAGAAGAGGAACTGAAGGGGCTTGTTCAG GTCAGTGAATTTTCCTTGGAACAGTTTGACCTCGAAGAAGAAGAAGTTGTTTTCTCAGATCTCAGCTTTGATTATGAGCTCCCTAGCCGGGAGATGCCATCTAATTAG
- the RDM1 gene encoding RAD52 motif-containing protein 1 isoform X2 gives MAEVVEFRVPTGSAQTLLVWGLEPEPGLEHSLFSAFSKFGPLYSVRAHRNAAVAGPGYYAVIKFYSAGDASRAQEACNGQRLFQKSPLKVCVCTKQKGFQQQVIALNSNKCQELANHYLGFNGWSSRIITLQNVSGFDGENEELGKTLQKRSIKYLCAVEVTLPNHGVCTRGVALGEADIENGEDPLEFVTASRRVQKLAVGKALSSAFQKILLVVLENGKVAVEYNSTQEELTDSFTEEELKGLVQEKAGDGRRRHLTSRSSCGAYTHLHRHRRKYFSW, from the exons aTGGCGGAGGTGGTGGAGTTCCGGGTGCCCACCGGCAGCGCCCAGACGCTGCTGGTCTGGGGGCTGGAGCCTGAGCCGGGCCTAGAG cattccctgttttcagcattttccaaatTTGGGCCGCTCTACTCGGTGCGAGCacacagaaatgctgctgtggcagggccagGGTATTACGCCGTCATCAAATTTTATTCAGCTGGAGATGCCAGCAGAGCCCAGGAGGCGTGCAACGGGCAAAGGCTGTTTCAGAAATCTCCTTTGAAG GTTTGTGTTTGCACCAAGCAGAAAGGGTTTCAACAACAAGTTATTGCTCTCAACAGCAACAAGTGCCAGGAGCTGGCCAACCACTACCTTGGCTTTAACGGCTGGTCCAGTCGCATCATCACA CTGCAGAACGTATCTGGCTTTGACGGTGAGAATGAGGAACTGGGAAAGACATTACAGAAGCGATCCATTAAATATCTGTGTGCTGTAGAAGTGACACTGCCCAACCATGGGGTATGCACCCGGGGAGTTGCCCTCGGCGAGGCAGACATAGAAAACGGTGAAG ATCCTCTCGAGTTTGTCACAGCCTCAAGGAGAGTTCAGAAACTCGCGGTTGGGAAAGCTTTGTCTAGCGCCTTTCAGAAGATACTCCTTGTAGTCTTAG AGAATGGGAAAGTGGCCGTGGAGTACAATTCCACCCAAGAGGAGCTCACAGACTCCTTCACAGAAGAGGAACTGAAGGGGCTTGTTCAG gagaaAGCCGGAGACGGCAGAAGGAGACATCTTACCAGCAGGAGTAGCTGTGGTGCTTACACACATCTGcacagacacagaagaaaatacttctcttggtga